In Euphorbia lathyris chromosome 2, ddEupLath1.1, whole genome shotgun sequence, the sequence ATACCAAATAACTATTATATTTTTTCCCTTTGTTATTGTACGCATTTctaacagtttttttttttaataataatacatatatatttcattagcTAATCAGATATAAGTATATGATATATGAAAATAGTAAGGATTAAAAACCTTATCATATATAGACTAAAGCCTAATATAAAATCCACAAAGGGAAATAGAACGACTACAAAgagcgaaaaaaaaaaaaaaagaccagGGTGCGTTctagttatttatttaaaagagaAAATATGTATGTAAAATCGTCGAGTTATTGGGCTGGTTGAAAGCTGGAACTTGGCGAGCCCTATGCCCAAAATCTGAGTGTAAAAGTTTAAAATCCAATAATTCCAGAACTTCACCAACAAGACATCAACTCTGAAATTTGGATTAAGAAGATAGGGCATTGTCGTAGGCTGGCAGTGGCAGGAATTAACAAAATTCTGGAAATACAACCACGAAAAGGGAAACCCTTGAGAAATTTTCAGAGTCTTAATTCCAGAATCTGCATAACCTAATCAAAACAATTGCAGAAAAGAAAGATAGAAAGCAAATGGGGGGTTCATCAGAGACCAAATTCTTGCAAGAGCTCATAATATATGCGGCAAGTGCAGCTATAAGTTGTTTGATTTTATTCGCAGGGCTTAAACATCTTGACCCCAATCGCGAGGCCTCTAAGAAGGCCCTTGAACACAAGAAAGAAATCGCCAAGCGCTTGGGTCGTCCTCTCATCCAGACCAATCCCTATGAGGTGCTTTTGTTATTTACTTTCACAATCCCTCTTTTTCTCTATCCATTTTGTGCCTTTTTGGTTGTCTAATAGTCAAGGATTGTGTTTCTTTCTATGGTTATATTGGGGTTGAGTCATCTAATATGGGATACTCAACATGGGATTATAGAATATTCCTGGTTTTCTTGTCTTAGTATATGTTCGTATAAATTTTTCTATAGAATTGAAAATTATGGAAGATTTTAAATTGGCTTAGCTTACAATACACTATCATGAAGTTGAGTTTAGGCTTCGTTGCATTTTATGTGTTAAATGGCATACCTTTTTATCATGTGTATGTTCAATTTGGTTTTGCTTTTGAAAGGCATTCGATTCTTTCATAGATACGCCTATTGTCCATAATGTTGTACAAAGTAGTTTATTATATAAATTGAGCCAATGAAACTACTTTGctatttttaccaacattttttaaatttttatgaaTTGGAGATCACACAGTACGAGCATTTTAGAGTGTCATTGAAGCAAGTATCTTCAGAGAGATCTTAACCGTCTTACAAAAAACTGTGGGAGGACAGACTACTATCCAAGATATTGCCATTCTGCTCTGCTATTAGGGGGATAACTGCAGTTACTATTAGACACCTTTTTGCCTCTCTGTAATGAAAGAGCTTTGTAGATGGCTTTCAAAAGTAACTGCTTGGATAGGAGAGCGTAAGAGCTCGCCCCAGCACATCAGTAACCTTAGATGAAAGATCGGATCTCAAAGCCCAGTTCATTGGCAATGCCTGTAACTTCACTTCCATTGATTTCTGTAGCTTGATCCACTGATTGATTGTGGCAAACCAACTATGTGAATGCTGTCTACCTTATGAACTGAATCACATCTTTTTCGTACTCCTAAAACATATTAACATTCCCTGCGTACTTTACTTTCTTTTCTATCTTTGTTCTCTCCCTCTTCCGATTGAGTTTAGTTCGCCCTTAGGGTCATAAGAGAGCTCACCTCTACTTCCTTTCCTTGCTTCAAAAGTTTCTTTGTCTGTCTGTTAATCGCTGCTTTAATCAATGTGGCTAGTCTTGTCTGCTTCTATACAGAAGTTCCTGCTTTAGAGATGCTTATTAAAGGTTTGCTTGGGTTCTTTTGGAGAATCAGTTGTGACTGCTGAAGCAACATTTTTTTGCTGATCGGATGTGATAAGTTGGAGAATATGGTTATTTATCTCTTTTGTCTCGTGAAGGAAAGCTCGTTGGTGGGTTTAAACAGGACTGGTGACCTGGAACAGGCTTGGTTACAGGTTTATAGGGTTAGCTCTCTTTGAGGGTTAGCTGATGGATATAGCATTTTATAGTGTCACTTGAACTTTAGATTGACTCCAACTTGCCTTGGAATCAGTATTCAGGCTGTAACAAGCCATTCCAGCTTTTGGTTGTATATGGATTACAAATTTTGTGTGAAAATAGCAAAGCAAAATTATATTAGATAAATATTTACTCTTTTTGGTTTATGGAAGGGCTGGAAAATTTGTGGTTTTGTACTTGATGGGCTGAAGTTCTGAATACAACACATGTTTGCtagtatctttcattatttaaaTGTTCTCTAAGATTTTATGATCAATCTCATAGTTGATGAATGTTTGGCCTTCTTTCAATGCCCTGTATTGTTAATTtccatattttatatttaacagGATATAATAGCATGTGATGTGATCAATCCTGATTGCATTGATGTGGAATTTGATTCAATTGGAGGATTAGAAACCATCAAGCAAGCTTTATACGAACTGGTGATTCTTCCATTACGGAGACCTGAACTCTTTTGTTATGGAAAACTTCTTGGCCCTCAGAAAGGAGTCTTGTTATATGGACCACCAGGTACCGGTAAGACTATGCTTGCCAAAGCTATTGCAAGAGAGTCTGGAGCTGTGTTTATTAATGTAAGGATCTCCAATCTGATGAGCAAGTGGTTTGGTGATGCACAAAAGCTTGGTGAGTATACAACTTCTATTTGTATGACTTCTCTTGAATTTATTGCCTTCTCTTTTTTCCTTGGATTCAAAAGTTTATATGATTTAATGTATAGttaagaaaaagtgaagttaTTGTTATAGTTAACTCTTTGTTGGTGAAAGAGGAACAGTATGGTTAATAATGCTTAATATTTGGATGAAAAACCAAGAATGGTGTCAACATCCTTCTTTAAAATAAAGCCTGTATGAGATGATATCTCTAAACATGGTATGTTTTTTGCCTTTTTGGATTTGTAATAAACTTCAAATTATGGCAGCATTTCAtatatttctttgttttttgatctgaggtttgaggaaaggttTTGTATTTGACCCTGCCTTCCTTCTCTGCCCTTTGATTAATGTCATATATTATGTGTTTCATGGCCTACAAAATGATTCGTTTGAGTCTAGAATTAAGTAAAGTATGTTAGTGGCTTCATAACCTGGTTCTCTGTTTGATTGTTTGCTATTTTGTTGCAGTTGCTGCTGTTTTTAGCCTGGCATATAAACTTCAGCCTGCTATCATATTTATTGATGAGGTTGACAGTTTCCTGGGGCAGCGTCGGGCAACAGATCATGAGGCATTAACAAATATGAAGACTGAGTTCATGGCTTTATGGGATGGGTTTACAACTGACCGTGAGTAATTTTTTGTACTCAAAACAAATtatgtttttctttcttctggTACCATGTAAATTGTAATATGTGTTAGTCTGTGGGATTTATGAGTGTTGAGCAATTTTTTGATTTTCTATATGTATAGAGAATGCAAGAGTGATGGTTCTTGCCGCAACAaatcggccatctgaacttgatGAAGCAATACTTCGTCGCCTTCCCCAAGCTTTTGAGATTGGGATGCCTGATCGTGTAGAGAGGGCTGAAATATTAAAAGTTACTTTGAAGGGCGAGAAAGTGGAGGAAGGCATCGACTTTGACTATATAGCAAGCATGTGTGAAGGTTACACAGGTTCTGATCTGCTTGAACTATGCAAAAAAGCAGCTTACTTTCCAATCAGGGAATTACTGGAAGGGGAGAAGAAGGGGAAAAATTTCAGTGTAAGTATGAAGAAGTTTGAAATTCTTTTATTGTTCGTCTTATTATTACAAGTTATATGTTTGAATTTGTGATTGTGATTGTGTGTTTATACTTATAGACACCAAGAGCATTGTCGCAAAAAGATTTGGAGAAAGTAGTATCAACATCAACGAAAACAAGAGTGGCTGCAAATGAGTACACAAGGTCAAGTTCACAAGTGGGTGGAGGATGGTCTCCTAGGCAATCAGATGATGTTCAAGCCACAATTACTGAGCTATCTAAGCTTGTAGTTTCCCAAATCTTGAATCTGCAAGCGCCCGATACAGATGCTGCTCAGGACTCTTGAAATTCATGCCGTACGTTGGTTCTGTATTCTACTATTTCTTCAGATATCTATCCTGTAGTGTAACAAATACTATAATTCTTGTTATCAACAGTGGTATAAAAGCTCTAGGATTTATAGGATTTTCTACATAAAAGAAGAGTGCTTGCttgatttttttgtttgtttttgcaGAATGTGCCGTCATAAAAGCAGCCTACATAGATAGCTCTTCTTTTGTTATTAGGGATACCGCCCAAGagaaaaatactgattttaatTCAGATATTCTTCATGCTTATTCTTATTTTCtggttttttatatttattttacgATGTATATAGTAATGTAGTAAAGTACAACGTTTGCCTTGTTTAGTTGTTTGTCTAGGCAAAAGCTTATCCAACAACTCAAAAGTTTCAACACTGTTCAGTTTGACCACACTTGTGCTATCATTATATCTTTATTCTCTCTCCCTTACATGAAGGTTTGAAGCAAAagcaatatttttattaaacacttTTTTTGCCACTAAAGCTTACCAAATAAGCTCAAATAGTATTTTAATccttataataaataaatacatggaAAGAGAGAGGGAGAGTGCAGCCAGCAAAACTTAATTAGTAGGGAGCATTTTGCACGTGAAACGGCACCAATAATATATATGGCCAGCTACCAGACAGATCTCGAGAACTTCTATGATAGACCGGGTGCAATGAACGCGGCCAATGAAAAAAGAGAATCATGCTATCTCATTGGGAGATGATTGATGTAAGGAAAGAAATTGTATAATTGCCATGTTTCTATTGGCAAGGCCCAATGGACCGGGACCATAATACAATTTCTCGACAGATCTCttcaaaaattttttttttatcaaaaagtGTTAATTCATTTTTTGGGGAAAGTTTAGATTTACCTCAGCATACAAGGAATGATATTAAAAAACCTGTTAAACAAATCTGCCACATATAAATGTTACAAATAAacctttaaaatattttttatgttaataatatagttacaaattaTCTACCAAAATATACAAAACTATATcaataaatttatttgaaatatcttttatatatatatatatataaaggtaaATTTGATcttgtttaaaaatattaagaacaaattcgtattattttgtatgttagagataaatgtgtacttcagaagaaatgatagagTGAAAGGTatgatatacatatatattgaaaAAATGATGGTTGATTTTTGTATAAAACACAATTGAAGATTGATTGTAAAGGGTGAGAGGTTGTAAAATTGGACCGGCACATACGAGTATATTATCATAtgtaatgtatccaaataataTAATACTACTCTTATTCAAGCGGCTGCATTTTGAAAAATCAATATTCTTTTGAATACTCGACTGATtgctttctatttttttttttttttgtaagaagggaagaaaaaaaaaaacaaacaaaaacctaatccgggatcagtctaggaagactgatcccaatcctatcctcaagaagagaaggtaacagaaaagaaggaggaacggaaagggtagaaacacctaacatccccccatgcccagcagctgccaagcgatccgccacgcggttttgctccctataaatatgggagaaggtaagagaatcgaaggcaggacgaagcctcaagatggctttaatgagattctgactcttaagacaaacagcctgtctatccgaaatcctgttgatagcctccaaattgtcagactccaccgaaagtcttttaacacccatgcgaatggcgagtttaatgccagacaagatcccccagagctctacagtaaaggaggagcccgtacctaagttatgggtaaacccagccagccaggcgccaccagcatcccgaagaactccaccagcagcaattctgccattactaaggcaggagccatccgtattcaacttgacaaccacttccctgggcttcctccaaccaactaactggacctctttaaccggggaggggtgaaccaggggctctccttcaaaactctttgtaataacagagagttttttcgagaagtaaaaccggaggtcaggaataaagacagtcttctcagcaaataactcttcattcctccatttccacatttggtaacaaataatagcgaagagaatagccccgtgctccatactggccaacaaattcccattaacgccttcagagaaccagtcaatatcagagaaccccataaaggaaggaaggatgtggtgaggaaggaccccttcccaaacctttctactattcgggcaatccctcaaagcatggcacaaggtttccacatggccgctgcatctgctacaggcaccagatacagccaagtgccttctgtgtctatctgcattcgtgaggagcctgtctttgactcccagccataggaaactcctaatgcggtaggggactttgagggcccaaatggacttccaaatttccaaaggaggatcagccctattaggggtaaaagcttcataggccgatttgcaagaataagaaccattattagtcaaggcccagcagtgtctgtccttatcctcctcctgattactaatcttcacacctctaatattaaggagggtctccaggctaagaaaggagtcgaacttagaccagatccagtctccctccgagtccaccacatcagcaattctccaggagaggagatcattcggcggaggggcgatgcacacctcaatcaacggtttgtcaccaatccaggtgtcataccagaaactaatggatctcccattacccacctccaagccaatccccgtacagaactcagcaaaaacagcactaagccctttccaaaggaaggaacagctgacaaccctctccttcgggccaccaaagattctatctttcctatacttgccgcacagaagacgaacccaaagggaggagggggattgccacattctccaaagaagcttcattaacaggactttattattgtccttagcttgccttataccaagaccccccttgctcttaggctggcaggcttccttccaagggaccaggtgaatcttcctcccatccccagactctccccacagaaaacgccgattaattttatcaaggtcgttgaggaccggctcagggagcttacaggcttgcatgatgtgatttggagcagcgcagttgatagactggattaaagtaaggcgacttgcaagggaaagagaattagctttccagctagcacacaaaccgttagatttgtccaaaatgtctttaaaagaggctttggacaccctgtcactatgaagagggaccccaaggtatttcccaaacgattgagtcaggggaatgccagacatctcactcagtcttctacacaagctattatccatattcttggaacaaagcatacgggatttatggatgttaatcttctggccagaagcctcacaaaagcagtcgaggatattCATCACaaccttaatttgttcctcattaccctccacaaaaagcatgacatcatcagtaaagagtaaatgggtaacaagggggcaatgtctgttgatggaaatagggtggagagtccctttgctcaccgcctcttggatcaggtgagacaatctttccatggcaataacaaaaaggaaggggctcataggatccccttgacgaatacccctggatggagagaactcatccgacatatccccattgatcataacctggaaaacaggagaggagatacactttccaatcaaattcctccagttctccgggataccagctttggctaaactatccagaagaaagctccagttcaacctatcataggctttctccagatccagcttgagagccacgatccctttcttgcctttcttaatcttcatagaatggacaacctcctgggcaataacaacgttatccatcaattgtcttccaggaacaaagctcccttgattttggctgataatatccggaaggatcttccggattctattagccacaatcttagtaatagctttatacaagacattacaaatACTGATGGatctcatctggagaaaggaagaaggcttggcaaccttaggaatcaagacaaggagggttttattaaccaaactgatatcgttcgaaccactaaagacacctaacacaaagctgtatataccctctttaacagtgtcccagtgtttatgatagaaactagcggggataccatcaataccaggagccttagtggaaccgatgctggagaaggccagatcaatctctttaagctcaatgggatggaaagcattattaatagcatcctcccccaaacgaggaaaggaaatgccaaagtgggcactctctaggtccacagcttcctctctgaacaggtccttgtagaaatcaagggcaaggcgccgaatgtcctcctcctcaaaaatccactcaccactggcatctttaatagcctcgatcctatttcgctgtctcctaatgatcgttgagaggtgaaaaaacctggtattccggtccccgtcttgaatccaagccttcctagatttctggaaccacagaagctcttcctgtctaagcacagcttccaactcgttctgaagagctcttaggtgaccattcaggctatgatcaaaacgaacctccaagcaacgctgaacaccttccattctcctcaagagtttgttcttcctcctgataatatgaccaaaagtatttttattccaaacagccacattcctcctgaattcctcagtagcgaggagaacatcagagtggggatgccaattgcttttaacgaaatccttaaactcgggatgagactcccaagccaccagatacctaaaaggtctattacctttcagccgatttcctttgaccaaattaatgaggatagggcaatggtctgagtgacggaaagggagattaagtaccttgacctcaggaaacctataaatcgctgcaacattagcatacaccttatccaacctaacaaacacactattccttttccaggtaaatttgtggccagcagcacctaggtccgaaagcccgcacatatccatactttgcttatgattaagacaccggttcacataatgattactccctcctctctgatcactcaagagggcaatgtcattaaaatccccggcaaccaaccacgcctccaccatgttagagctaaaagaatgaaggatctcccacagccttcttcggttagtcgaaacaggatcagcatagacgaaggtaataaagaagggtttattacccgggtaacacaccttactatggatgaattgactgtccatagtaacaatatcaatattgacttgacctggcttccaaaagagccaaatcccccctgcccggccagtagcctccgacctgacgcaattccaattcttaaactttctaaccacctcatctgctttggctccactaaccttggtctcaagaaggacaaagcaggaagggttaaactgtttaatgagatcattgacatgaatgcgggtagccttgctcgccgcacctctaacattccaaacgaagaaatccatcagagggggagactacagacgcaggcccaaaccctagatcaggtatttgtttggggctccggagagcctagaTTCTCAAATTTGGCAATTCTTTTAAATTGAAATCATattgt encodes:
- the LOC136219587 gene encoding uncharacterized protein, which codes for MGGSSETKFLQELIIYAASAAISCLILFAGLKHLDPNREASKKALEHKKEIAKRLGRPLIQTNPYEDIIACDVINPDCIDVEFDSIGGLETIKQALYELVILPLRRPELFCYGKLLGPQKGVLLYGPPGTGKTMLAKAIARESGAVFINVRISNLMSKWFGDAQKLVAAVFSLAYKLQPAIIFIDEVDSFLGQRRATDHEALTNMKTEFMALWDGFTTDQNARVMVLAATNRPSELDEAILRRLPQAFEIGMPDRVERAEILKVTLKGEKVEEGIDFDYIASMCEGYTGSDLLELCKKAAYFPIRELLEGEKKGKNFSTPRALSQKDLEKVVSTSTKTRVAANEYTRSSSQVGGGWSPRQSDDVQATITELSKLVVSQILNLQAPDTDAAQDS